The Streptomyces nitrosporeus genome includes a window with the following:
- the fxlM gene encoding methyltransferase, FxLD system, translated as MPPDWQQHNITFIDRESARHAIDERLGPALITAETEGQLTGWWFMNKQPWPLRYLADEPSPIIESLLSDLVGDGAVVSWLPSVYEPESGAFGGPDAMDTAHGLFHSDSRHLLTYQPSPDHLGRKETAVLLASAMMRGAGLDWFEQGDVWAKVSALRPPTDPARSERAAELVPAMRKLMTADAYSLCNQGGPLHAHEEWVTAFERAGAALAALACRGVLTRGLRAVIAHHIIFHANRAGLVRDDQSALSDIAREAVMGTSDHTASPTESTTDADSVKGVNTDTIATPTSDAARLRNALVDQLRADGSARTPGVETALRTVPRHVFVPDVPLEDAYANAPVHIKYDTDGSSISCASQPGVVALMLDQLDAQQGERILELGAGTGYNAGLLAHLVGESGHVTTLDVDDDLVEGARAHLSAAGTTNVEAVTRDGALGYAEGAPYDRIIATVGVHGVPHAWLQQLAPGGRLLVPQRLKGTVSRSIAYEKRDGRWMSLGSEMNTFMPLRRGIADDDRRVIPLSTDGTVRLQAPAGQTIDAEALDGVLHEPRTEEWTGMTVRAMESPEWMELFLTCSLPSGLIRMLFPQDAKGTLLTEDPYPSSTAAVDKGAVTYLARRLSEKKTSEGGKLWEFGVIGHGPGSDELAARVAAAIRAWDLGYRGRGATFEIQPLDAPAIEQRAGLFALDTPLNRIVVEWS; from the coding sequence ATGCCCCCTGACTGGCAGCAGCACAACATCACCTTCATCGATCGCGAGAGCGCCCGGCACGCCATCGACGAACGCCTCGGGCCCGCCCTGATCACAGCCGAGACCGAGGGGCAGCTCACCGGCTGGTGGTTCATGAACAAGCAGCCCTGGCCGCTGCGGTACCTCGCCGACGAGCCCTCCCCGATCATTGAGTCGCTGCTGAGCGATCTCGTGGGTGACGGGGCGGTCGTGTCATGGCTGCCCTCTGTCTACGAGCCCGAGTCCGGGGCATTTGGCGGTCCGGACGCTATGGACACGGCCCACGGACTGTTCCACAGCGACTCCCGCCACCTGCTCACCTACCAGCCGAGCCCGGACCACTTGGGGCGCAAGGAGACTGCGGTCCTGCTGGCGAGCGCCATGATGCGCGGCGCCGGACTCGACTGGTTCGAGCAGGGCGACGTATGGGCGAAGGTCTCGGCTCTTCGGCCGCCCACCGACCCAGCGCGCTCCGAGAGAGCCGCTGAATTGGTTCCGGCGATGCGGAAGCTCATGACCGCTGACGCCTACAGCCTCTGTAACCAGGGTGGTCCACTCCACGCACACGAGGAGTGGGTGACCGCCTTCGAACGGGCCGGTGCCGCGCTCGCCGCGCTCGCCTGCCGCGGCGTCCTCACACGCGGCCTGCGAGCCGTCATAGCCCACCACATCATCTTCCACGCCAACCGCGCCGGTCTCGTCAGGGACGACCAGAGCGCTCTGTCCGACATTGCACGAGAGGCAGTCATGGGAACGAGTGACCACACCGCGTCGCCGACCGAGTCGACGACCGACGCCGATAGCGTGAAAGGGGTGAACACCGACACGATCGCCACTCCGACATCCGATGCCGCGCGCCTCCGTAACGCCCTGGTGGACCAGCTCCGGGCTGACGGAAGCGCCCGCACTCCCGGCGTGGAGACCGCGTTGCGGACCGTGCCCCGTCACGTGTTCGTGCCCGATGTGCCGCTCGAAGACGCATACGCCAACGCGCCGGTGCACATCAAGTACGACACCGACGGCAGCTCGATCTCCTGCGCCTCCCAGCCGGGCGTGGTCGCCCTCATGCTGGACCAGCTCGACGCCCAGCAAGGCGAGCGCATCCTCGAACTTGGCGCAGGCACCGGTTACAACGCCGGCCTGCTCGCCCATCTGGTCGGTGAGAGCGGGCACGTCACCACGCTCGATGTCGACGACGACCTCGTAGAGGGCGCCCGCGCGCATCTCTCCGCCGCCGGAACCACCAACGTTGAGGCGGTCACCCGAGACGGGGCCCTCGGCTACGCGGAAGGTGCGCCGTACGACCGAATCATCGCCACCGTAGGCGTGCACGGCGTGCCGCACGCCTGGTTGCAGCAGCTTGCTCCCGGGGGCCGGCTTCTCGTCCCGCAGCGCCTCAAGGGCACGGTGTCCCGGTCCATCGCCTATGAGAAGCGCGATGGCCGGTGGATGTCCCTCGGTAGCGAGATGAACACCTTCATGCCGCTCAGGCGGGGCATCGCCGACGACGACCGCCGGGTGATCCCGCTCAGCACGGACGGAACCGTACGGCTCCAGGCCCCCGCCGGGCAGACCATCGACGCCGAGGCCCTCGACGGCGTCCTGCACGAGCCGCGCACCGAGGAGTGGACGGGCATGACGGTCCGCGCCATGGAGTCGCCGGAGTGGATGGAACTGTTCCTCACCTGTTCCCTTCCCTCCGGCCTGATCCGGATGCTCTTCCCGCAAGACGCCAAGGGCACTTTGCTCACCGAGGACCCCTACCCCTCCTCGACCGCAGCCGTCGACAAAGGCGCCGTCACCTACCTCGCACGGCGCCTGTCGGAGAAGAAGACCTCCGAGGGCGGCAAGCTGTGGGAGTTCGGGGTCATCGGCCACGGTCCCGGCAGCGATGAACTGGCCGCAAGGGTCGCTGCGGCCATCCGCGCGTGGGATCTGGGGTACCGGGGCCGTGGAGCCACGTTCGAGATCCAGCCTCTCGATGCCCCCGCGATCGAGCAGCGAGCCGGCCTCTTCGCGCTCGACACCCCGCTGAACCGCATCGTCGTCGAATGGAGTTGA